Genomic DNA from Acidobacteriota bacterium:
CCGTCGCGCCGACGGTGACCCATCGCATCCATCCGGTCGCCGACGACCGCAAGCGCGACCTCCTGGTGCACGTCCTGAAACAGCCGCGCGGCGAGCAGGCGCTCGTCTTCTGCAAGACGAAGCGGGGGTCCGACCGGATTGGCGACTGGCTCACCCGCGCCGGGATCGTGGCCGCGGTCATCCACGGCAACAAGAGCCAGGCGGTGCGGACCCGCGCGCTCGGTGATTTCAGGCAGGGCCGGGTGAGAGTCCTGGTCGCGACCGATATCGCCGCCCGAGGTCTCGACATCGCGGAGCTGCCGCTCGTGATCAATTACGACCTGCCGATGGTGGCCGAAGACTACATCCACCGCGTCGGCCGCACCGGGCGCGCCGGGCGCGCCGGGGTGGCGGTCTCCCTCGTGTCGGGGGCCGACCGGAAACTCCTTCGCGACATCCAGCGGCTGCTGCCCATGCCGCCCGAGCAGGTCGTGGAAGGGTTCAGCGGTTCACAGCGAGACGGCCGGGCATGGCAGTCTCCTAGTCCTCGAACAAGTACCCCTCTCCGAGCGGGCACCAGAACACATCAATGACCTCGGCCATCGTCTTCGAGAACGGGCTGCGCGTCTGCCCGCGCAGCAGATGCGGCACGCTCGAATCGAGGTAACACGAGTCGCCCGGGCGCAGGATGTCCTTCACCTGCTCGTCACCGACGAACGTGGTCAGCTCGAGCTCGCCGTCGAGGACATACACGAACTCCTGGCCGTGGTGCTCGTGCATCGTGAGGGTCTCGATGTCCACGTTGAGCAGCCGCAGCAGGTAGGGGTACATGCTGCGCCCCGGGTAGCCTTCCGAGAACGCCTGGCAGGTCTTTGATTTCGGCGCCGCCGGCCGTTCCACCGGCGTTCGCCGCGTGCGGCTCGGCTGCGCCGCGGTCTGATCCGCGCGCTGAACATAGTAATGCGGGCCGTTGCCCGCCGGCTGCCCGAGCAGCTCGCGCAGCGGTCTTCGATACAGCTTCGCGAGCGCGAGCATCAGATCGAGCGGCACCGGCCGATCGCCGCGCTCGATCTGCCGGAGCTGGCGCTCCGGCACGCTCACCATCTCCGCCACGCGCGGCTCCGGCCAGCCGTGCATCTCGCGCAGCAGCCTCAGCTTGTGCCCTGTCTGCTGCGCGACGTCCAGCCCGCGATCCTGCTGCACCTCGCTGATCGAGACTCCGAAGCCGGTCTTCGTCAGGCCGGAGAGGGAGCAGAACACCTGAATGGTCTCGGCCGGTTCCTCGTCGAGCGACCGGAGCGCGTGGAGGAGATCCGATCGGAAATACACAGCGTCCCCCGCCGCCAACTTTTCGCGCACCACCCCGCCGGGCGTGTGAATCGACAACTCGATCCGCCCGCGCAGCACGAAGAGGAACTCCTCCTCATGCTGGTGGCTCCACTGCAGGGCGCCGACGGGGCCCGGCAAGATCCGCCCGAACGCCGGCTCCATGTGGCGGCCGACGAACAGATCGGCCAGCGGCGAGAGCCGGACGTCCGCGTGCCCCGCGCCGGTGCCCTCCGACGTGATTCCCGAAGGGGGCTTCGCGCGCGCATCCGCCTCACGCGTGATGTGGTACGGACGCCTGGTGTCGGTCGGAACGAAGTGATCCGGCGGCAGCCCGAGCGCCGCGGCGATCCGCAGCACCTGCCCGAGATCGATGACGTGAAGGCCGTTTTCGATTTCCGACAGCCTCGCGGTCGAAATCGACGACGCTTCGGCTAGAGACCTCAGCGTGAGACCGCGGGCCTGCCGTTCCGTACGGATCCGCTCGCCGACACGCAGACCCTCGTAACTCACCAGGTGGGAGCTGTACACCGGCATTCGCGAGCCCTCCTTGCCCGTGTTCAGAAAAAACACGGATGAAGGTAATTTTTCAGATGTGTTCACCATAACAGCTAAAACCGGAAAAATCGAATAAATTTTTAGAATATTCCTTGACCGCCGGCTTCGCCGGTGTATATTTCGTCCCCTTAACGCCGCAGCCGCGCCAGCGCGCCCGACGTTCATCGTCACCGGTTCTGCCCTACTACTTGGCCACGCACGGAGGAGACCACTGATGTTTACGCAGAAAACCGGGCTGACGCTCATCGTCGCCCTCGCACTCCACGCGGCCCTGCTGTCGCCTGCGCTCGCGCAGACGAGCATGGGCACGTTCCGCGGCACGGTCGTTGACGAGCAGGGTGGCGTCCTGCCCGGCGTGACGATCACCGCACGCCACCTGGCGACCAACACCGCGCAGACCACCATGACGGAGGAGCGCGGGCAGTTCTACTTGAGCAATCTGCGGGTCGGCGCCTATGAGCTGACGGCGGAACTGGCGGGGTTTGCCACGGCGCGCCAGGCGAATCTGGACCTGCGCGTCGGACAGGAACTGACGATCGCCCTGACGCTCAGAATTTCGGCGCTGGCCGAGACCGTCGACG
This window encodes:
- a CDS encoding cupin domain-containing protein, which codes for MFFLNTGKEGSRMPVYSSHLVSYEGLRVGERIRTERQARGLTLRSLAEASSISTARLSEIENGLHVIDLGQVLRIAAALGLPPDHFVPTDTRRPYHITREADARAKPPSGITSEGTGAGHADVRLSPLADLFVGRHMEPAFGRILPGPVGALQWSHQHEEEFLFVLRGRIELSIHTPGGVVREKLAAGDAVYFRSDLLHALRSLDEEPAETIQVFCSLSGLTKTGFGVSISEVQQDRGLDVAQQTGHKLRLLREMHGWPEPRVAEMVSVPERQLRQIERGDRPVPLDLMLALAKLYRRPLRELLGQPAGNGPHYYVQRADQTAAQPSRTRRTPVERPAAPKSKTCQAFSEGYPGRSMYPYLLRLLNVDIETLTMHEHHGQEFVYVLDGELELTTFVGDEQVKDILRPGDSCYLDSSVPHLLRGQTRSPFSKTMAEVIDVFWCPLGEGYLFED